In Bacillus cytotoxicus NVH 391-98, the following are encoded in one genomic region:
- a CDS encoding FusB/FusC family EF-G-binding protein: protein MEAFIRSDQYNFIKSQTHILVHGHATANDRGVITALKSLAIEKVLHAFENLNSEQKELIETILAVENREDAEAFLLKLNPYVIPFQEVTPQALKKLFPKVKKLKLPEMEEVNMKEMSYLGWTDKGTGKRFIIAKKNNKLVGVQGTFQSINKKGICALCHGHEEVGMFLVEIKGDVPGTFVKKGNYICQDSIACNQNMTSLDKLHDFIERLKK from the coding sequence ATGGAAGCATTTATTAGAAGTGATCAATATAATTTTATAAAATCACAAACTCATATTCTTGTGCATGGACATGCAACAGCAAACGATAGAGGGGTCATTACGGCTTTGAAATCTCTTGCAATTGAAAAAGTATTACACGCCTTTGAAAATTTAAATAGTGAACAGAAAGAATTAATTGAAACAATTTTGGCAGTTGAAAATAGAGAGGATGCGGAAGCATTTTTGCTTAAATTAAATCCGTATGTTATACCGTTTCAAGAAGTTACTCCACAAGCATTAAAAAAATTATTTCCTAAAGTGAAAAAATTGAAGCTTCCTGAAATGGAAGAAGTAAACATGAAAGAAATGTCATATTTAGGTTGGACTGATAAGGGAACGGGAAAAAGGTTTATTATAGCAAAAAAGAATAATAAATTAGTTGGCGTTCAAGGGACGTTTCAAAGTATAAATAAAAAAGGGATTTGTGCACTATGTCATGGACATGAAGAGGTAGGCATGTTTTTAGTTGAAATAAAAGGAGATGTGCCAGGCACGTTTGTTAAAAAAGGAAATTATATTTGTCAAGATAGTATAGCATGTAATCAAAATATGACTTCGCTAGATAAATTACATGATTTTATCGAAAGACTTAAGAAATAA
- the msrA gene encoding peptide-methionine (S)-S-oxide reductase MsrA yields the protein MSKKTFELATFAGGCFWCMVKPFDELPGIQKVVSGYTGGHISNPTYEQVKSGTSGHLEVVQMTFDPSIFPYQKLLDLYWSQIDPTDDGGQFFDRGPSYRTAIFYHNETQKELAEKSKQLLATSGIFNEPIVTEIRPAAPFYEAEEYHQHFYKKNPKKYAQERKESGREDFIKTNWQKK from the coding sequence ATGTCAAAGAAAACATTCGAACTTGCAACCTTCGCCGGCGGCTGTTTTTGGTGTATGGTAAAACCATTTGATGAACTTCCAGGTATTCAAAAAGTTGTTTCAGGCTATACTGGTGGACATATTTCCAATCCAACATATGAACAAGTAAAATCTGGCACATCCGGGCATTTAGAGGTTGTTCAAATGACATTCGATCCTTCTATTTTTCCTTATCAAAAATTACTAGACTTATATTGGTCGCAAATTGATCCGACTGATGATGGCGGACAATTTTTTGATCGTGGTCCATCTTATCGCACGGCAATTTTCTATCACAACGAAACCCAAAAAGAACTCGCTGAGAAGTCAAAACAATTGCTTGCTACTAGCGGTATATTTAACGAGCCAATCGTAACAGAAATTCGCCCAGCTGCACCTTTTTATGAAGCAGAAGAATACCATCAGCATTTCTACAAGAAAAATCCGAAGAAATATGCTCAGGAACGAAAAGAGTCTGGACGTGAAGACTTTATAAAAACAAATTGGCAGAAGAAATGA
- the ilvE gene encoding branched-chain-amino-acid transaminase yields the protein MKKQYIYMNGELVEKEKAVVSVYDHGFLYGDGVFEGIRSYGGNVFCLKEHVKRLYESAKSILLTIPMTVEEMEKAVVQTLQKNGYADAYIRLIVSRGKGDLGLDPRSCEKPSVIIIAEQLKLFPQEFYDNGLSVVSVASRRNMPDALDPRIKSMNYLNNVLVKIEAAQAGALEALMLNQQGYVCEGSGDNVFVVKDGKVVTPPSYLGALEGVTRNSVIELCDKLGIPCEERPFTRHDVYVADEVFLTGTAAELIPVVKVDAREIGDGKPGEVTKQLTEAFKRLTRERGVRVPGLAESLA from the coding sequence ATGAAAAAGCAGTATATTTATATGAATGGGGAATTAGTAGAGAAGGAAAAGGCTGTTGTTTCGGTATATGATCATGGGTTTTTATATGGAGACGGTGTATTTGAAGGAATTCGTAGTTACGGTGGAAATGTCTTTTGTTTAAAAGAGCATGTAAAGCGGTTATATGAATCTGCAAAATCTATTTTGCTCACGATTCCAATGACAGTGGAAGAAATGGAAAAAGCGGTTGTACAGACGTTACAAAAAAATGGATATGCCGATGCATATATTCGACTAATTGTTTCAAGAGGAAAGGGGGATTTAGGACTGGATCCAAGAAGTTGCGAAAAGCCAAGTGTCATCATTATTGCAGAGCAATTAAAATTATTTCCTCAAGAATTTTATGATAATGGTCTGAGCGTTGTATCGGTTGCATCTCGCCGGAATATGCCAGATGCATTAGATCCACGTATTAAGTCAATGAATTATTTAAATAACGTACTAGTGAAAATTGAAGCAGCGCAAGCGGGTGCACTAGAAGCACTTATGTTAAATCAACAAGGATATGTTTGTGAAGGGTCAGGAGACAATGTTTTTGTAGTGAAAGATGGAAAAGTAGTAACACCGCCTTCTTACTTAGGGGCATTGGAAGGAGTGACTCGCAATAGCGTGATTGAACTTTGTGACAAATTGGGGATTCCATGTGAAGAAAGACCGTTTACCCGTCACGATGTATATGTAGCGGATGAAGTGTTTTTAACGGGAACTGCTGCTGAATTAATTCCAGTTGTAAAAGTTGATGCAAGAGAAATTGGAGATGGAAAGCCTGGAGAGGTAACAAAACAATTAACCGAAGCGTTTAAACGGTTAACGAGAGAACGAGGAGTACGTGTGCCAGGACTAGCAGAGAGTTTGGCGTAA
- a CDS encoding helix-turn-helix domain-containing protein: protein MLVNKVYKFRIYPNKGQEILKQVVDVLQVNTS, encoded by the coding sequence ATGTTAGTTAACAAAGTGTATAAGTTTCGTATCTATCCAAACAAGGGGCAAGAAATATTAAAACAGGTAGTAGATGTTTTGCAAGTAAATACATCATAA
- the ilvD gene encoding dihydroxy-acid dehydratase: MRSDMIKKGFDKAPHRSLLKATGLKDEDFHKPFVAICNSFIEIIPGHKHLNEFGRLVKEAVRAAGMVPFEFNTIGVDDGIAMGHIGMRYSLPSREIIADSVETVVNAHWFDGMICIPNCDKITPGMMMAAMRINIPTVFVSGGPMAAGKTSKGEVVDLSSVFEGVGAYQSGKISEEELKDIEDHGCPSCGSCSGMFTANSMNCLCEVLGLALPGNGSILATDSRREQLIQRAAESLKILMERDIKPRDIVTEEAIDDAFALDMAMGGSTNTVLHTLAIAQEAGLDYDMNRIDAVSRKVPHLCKVSPASNWHMEDIDRAGGMSAILKELSRKEGVLHFDRITVTGKTLRENIADAEIQDKEVIHSLENPHSQEGGLRILKGNLAKDGAVIKSGATEVKRFEGPCVIFNSQDEALAGIMLGKVKKGDVVVIRYEGPRGGPGMPEMLAPTSAIAGMGLGADVALLTDGRFSGASRGISVGHISPEAAAGGEIALLQQGDIVCIDVEERLLEVKVSDEELAKRRKEWKRPEPKVKTGWLGRYAQMVTSANTGAVLKMQNFD, from the coding sequence ATGAGAAGTGACATGATTAAAAAAGGTTTCGATAAAGCGCCGCATCGCAGTTTATTAAAAGCAACCGGGCTCAAAGATGAAGACTTCCACAAGCCGTTTGTAGCGATTTGTAATTCTTTTATTGAAATTATTCCTGGGCATAAACATTTAAATGAATTTGGTCGCCTTGTAAAGGAAGCTGTACGTGCGGCGGGAATGGTTCCATTTGAATTTAACACAATTGGAGTCGATGACGGAATTGCAATGGGGCATATCGGTATGCGCTATTCCCTTCCAAGTCGTGAGATTATTGCTGATTCAGTGGAAACAGTAGTCAATGCGCATTGGTTCGATGGCATGATTTGTATTCCGAACTGTGACAAAATTACACCGGGCATGATGATGGCTGCGATGCGTATTAACATTCCAACGGTTTTTGTTTCAGGAGGACCAATGGCAGCGGGAAAAACGTCAAAAGGAGAGGTTGTTGACTTAAGCTCTGTTTTTGAAGGAGTAGGCGCTTATCAATCTGGAAAAATTTCAGAGGAAGAATTAAAAGATATTGAAGATCACGGTTGTCCATCTTGTGGCTCTTGTTCGGGTATGTTTACAGCGAATTCGATGAACTGTCTATGTGAAGTATTAGGATTAGCCCTCCCGGGAAATGGAAGCATCTTAGCGACAGACTCGCGCCGAGAGCAGTTAATTCAACGAGCAGCGGAGAGTTTAAAAATTTTAATGGAACGTGATATTAAACCGAGAGACATTGTCACTGAAGAAGCCATTGATGACGCGTTTGCACTTGACATGGCAATGGGAGGATCTACAAATACAGTATTACATACGTTAGCAATTGCTCAAGAGGCAGGATTAGACTATGACATGAACCGGATTGATGCAGTTTCAAGGAAAGTTCCTCATTTATGTAAAGTAAGCCCAGCCTCAAATTGGCATATGGAAGATATCGATCGTGCAGGTGGTATGAGTGCTATTTTAAAAGAATTAAGTAGAAAAGAAGGGGTACTGCACTTCGATCGGATAACAGTTACAGGGAAAACGTTACGAGAAAATATTGCCGATGCTGAAATTCAAGACAAAGAAGTCATTCATTCGCTTGAAAATCCTCATAGCCAAGAGGGGGGCTTACGTATATTAAAAGGAAATCTCGCAAAAGATGGTGCTGTGATTAAAAGTGGTGCAACAGAAGTAAAGCGTTTTGAAGGACCGTGTGTTATTTTTAATTCACAAGATGAAGCACTTGCGGGGATTATGCTTGGGAAAGTAAAAAAAGGAGATGTGGTAGTTATTCGTTATGAAGGGCCAAGAGGTGGGCCTGGTATGCCAGAAATGTTAGCTCCAACATCAGCAATTGCTGGTATGGGACTAGGAGCTGATGTAGCACTATTAACAGATGGCCGTTTTTCGGGAGCATCACGAGGTATTTCTGTCGGGCATATTTCCCCAGAAGCTGCTGCGGGTGGGGAAATTGCACTTCTTCAGCAAGGAGATATCGTTTGTATTGATGTAGAGGAGCGTTTGCTTGAAGTGAAAGTGAGTGATGAGGAATTAGCGAAACGCCGAAAAGAATGGAAAAGACCAGAGCCGAAAGTAAAAACAGGATGGCTTGGCCGCTATGCCCAGATGGTTACATCAGCAAATACTGGAGCAGTACTGAAAATGCAAAACTTTGATTGA
- the ilvA gene encoding threonine ammonia-lyase IlvA has translation MVHKVKERVKIEDILMAHNCLKDIVNKTPLQRDAVLSEKYKCEVYVKREDLQVIRSFKIRGAYNLIQSLSKEKLQNGVVCASAGNHAQGVAYTCNLLEIPANIFMPTTTPKQKVSQVKFFGGDVADIMLVGDTFDSSFQEAQRYCEENGMTFVHPFDDPHVIAGQGTVAVEILHDTEKTIDYVFTAIGGGGLASGIGTYVKGVSPNTKVIGVEPKGAASMKEAFLQNENVTLEMIDSFVDGAAVKKVGKLTFETCKDVLDDIVLVPEGKICTTILELYKKNAIVAEPAGALSIAALDFYKDEIKGKTVVCVLSGGNNDIDRMQEMKERSLIYEGIKHYFIIQFPQRSGALREFLDKGLGPEDDITRFEYIKKHNKENGPALVGVELKHKEDYEPLIARFKENHIQFLELNKNPVLFDLLT, from the coding sequence ATGGTGCATAAGGTAAAGGAGAGAGTAAAAATTGAAGATATCCTTATGGCTCATAATTGTTTAAAGGATATTGTCAATAAAACACCACTTCAACGAGATGCAGTTTTATCTGAGAAATATAAATGTGAAGTATATGTGAAAAGAGAAGATTTACAAGTAATCCGTTCCTTTAAAATTCGCGGTGCTTACAATTTAATTCAAAGTTTATCAAAAGAGAAGTTGCAAAACGGAGTTGTGTGCGCAAGTGCTGGAAATCATGCACAAGGCGTTGCATATACGTGTAATTTATTAGAAATTCCAGCGAACATCTTTATGCCAACGACAACGCCAAAGCAGAAAGTATCGCAAGTCAAATTTTTCGGTGGTGATGTGGCAGACATTATGTTAGTTGGTGATACATTTGATAGCTCCTTTCAAGAAGCGCAGCGCTATTGTGAAGAAAATGGCATGACATTTGTACATCCTTTTGATGATCCACACGTAATTGCCGGTCAAGGAACAGTGGCAGTCGAGATTTTACATGATACGGAAAAAACGATTGATTATGTATTTACAGCAATTGGCGGTGGGGGTCTCGCTTCTGGCATCGGTACATATGTAAAGGGAGTGAGTCCAAATACAAAAGTCATCGGTGTGGAACCTAAAGGGGCAGCGTCGATGAAAGAAGCTTTTTTACAAAACGAAAATGTAACGCTAGAAATGATTGATAGTTTTGTAGATGGTGCAGCGGTAAAGAAAGTAGGAAAGCTAACTTTTGAGACTTGTAAAGATGTGTTAGATGATATTGTCTTAGTTCCTGAAGGGAAAATTTGTACAACGATTTTAGAATTGTATAAGAAGAATGCAATTGTTGCAGAACCTGCCGGAGCTCTCTCGATTGCAGCGCTCGATTTTTATAAAGATGAAATAAAAGGAAAGACAGTCGTTTGTGTGTTAAGCGGTGGGAATAATGATATTGACCGAATGCAAGAAATGAAAGAACGCTCTCTCATTTACGAAGGGATAAAACATTATTTTATTATTCAATTTCCACAGCGATCAGGAGCATTGCGAGAGTTCCTTGATAAAGGATTAGGCCCTGAGGATGATATTACTCGTTTTGAGTATATTAAGAAGCATAATAAAGAAAATGGTCCTGCACTTGTCGGTGTAGAGTTAAAACATAAAGAAGATTATGAGCCACTGATTGCTCGTTTTAAGGAAAATCATATTCAATTTCTGGAACTGAACAAAAATCCTGTTTTGTTTGATTTATTAACTTAA
- a CDS encoding DUF554 domain-containing protein, translating to MVILGAIVNGICIIIGTLLGKVLSNIPESMKGTVMHAIGLAVTVLGLRMGMKSEIFLIVILSLVIGSVVGEWLCLEEKLQKLGNWLEKKVGSKGEGSISVGFVTATLIFAIGAMGVLGALDSGIRGNHNVLYTKAIIDGFISLILTTTLGIGVLFSAVPVILYEGGIALFATKIDRFVPEQLMNQFIIEMTATGGIMIFAIGLNLLGFIKIKVANLLPGILVVGMIVSIIYGYNLFLLK from the coding sequence ATGGTTATATTAGGAGCAATTGTAAATGGAATATGTATTATAATCGGCACATTATTAGGGAAAGTATTAAGTAATATTCCTGAAAGTATGAAAGGAACCGTCATGCATGCAATTGGTTTAGCAGTTACTGTACTAGGATTACGAATGGGAATGAAAAGCGAAATTTTTCTCATTGTTATTTTAAGCCTTGTAATAGGATCGGTAGTTGGAGAATGGCTTTGCTTAGAAGAAAAGCTACAAAAGTTAGGGAATTGGTTAGAAAAGAAAGTTGGTTCCAAAGGAGAAGGAAGTATATCTGTAGGTTTTGTTACAGCTACGCTAATCTTTGCCATTGGGGCAATGGGAGTACTAGGCGCATTAGATAGCGGAATTCGCGGAAACCATAATGTCCTCTATACAAAAGCGATTATAGATGGGTTTATTTCCCTTATTTTAACAACAACACTTGGAATCGGTGTATTATTTTCGGCTGTGCCAGTTATTTTATATGAAGGTGGAATTGCTCTATTTGCAACGAAAATTGATCGTTTTGTACCCGAACAATTAATGAATCAATTTATTATAGAAATGACAGCAACGGGTGGGATTATGATCTTTGCCATTGGACTGAACTTACTCGGATTCATTAAAATCAAAGTTGCAAATCTATTACCTGGAATATTGGTCGTTGGAATGATTGTTTCTATTATATATGGATATAATTTATTTCTATTAAAATAG
- a CDS encoding ABC transporter permease — MFSGSRYSEYQHWELIDNIMITVHSMLLLPLLTGIFTAFICRYEHANGSWKQLLTQPVTKYHTYIIKFFFTFTFISIVQVLFIMSFVTAGHLLHLSGPFPLTLVIKSVVGGCIATLPLTALQLWVSTIWSSFAAPIALNVIATILLL; from the coding sequence ATGTTTTCCGGCTCACGCTACTCTGAATATCAACATTGGGAGTTAATTGATAATATCATGATAACAGTACATAGCATGCTACTTTTACCACTGTTAACAGGTATTTTCACGGCATTTATTTGTCGATATGAACATGCAAACGGGAGCTGGAAACAACTTCTCACACAACCTGTAACAAAATATCATACATATATCATAAAGTTTTTCTTTACCTTCACATTTATAAGTATCGTGCAAGTCCTTTTTATTATGAGTTTTGTTACTGCTGGACATCTGTTACATCTATCCGGTCCATTCCCGCTAACTCTAGTAATAAAAAGCGTTGTAGGTGGCTGTATTGCTACTTTGCCTTTAACTGCCTTACAGTTATGGGTATCAACCATTTGGTCTAGCTTTGCAGCACCAATTGCTTTAAATGTTATAGCGACGATCCTGCTCTTATGA
- a CDS encoding histidine kinase dimerization/phospho-acceptor domain-containing protein has product MSFTIFVIISVIFFLKIRKRLLTLQNAMELPGDKTLPSKISITKQDEIGLLEESFNHMIEALQQSRLKEKQEEEFRRKLIVDLSHDLRAPLTTMRAQIDSLKGEVFSIKGQETMVLMDKKINYIAELIENLLSYSLITAKKYSYHQSIRI; this is encoded by the coding sequence GTGAGTTTTACGATATTTGTTATCATCTCGGTTATCTTTTTTCTTAAAATTAGAAAGAGATTATTAACATTACAAAACGCGATGGAACTTCCAGGAGATAAGACTCTTCCATCTAAAATTTCAATAACAAAACAAGATGAGATTGGTTTGTTAGAAGAGTCGTTTAATCATATGATCGAGGCATTACAACAAAGTAGATTAAAAGAAAAACAAGAGGAAGAGTTTCGCCGAAAATTAATAGTAGATCTCTCGCATGATTTGCGCGCACCATTAACGACAATGCGAGCTCAAATCGATTCATTAAAGGGAGAAGTATTTTCGATAAAGGGACAGGAAACGATGGTATTAATGGATAAGAAGATAAATTATATAGCAGAGTTAATAGAGAATTTACTATCGTATTCGCTCATTACAGCTAAAAAATATTCATATCATCAAAGCATACGGATATGA
- a CDS encoding ATP-binding protein encodes MTRLIRKIVATWYDSLDEEGFEVGIQIPEKQLFWDIDENWFQRMIDNVIQNVVRHASIGIYIDYEGEMITTVDRGSGFQNTPSKNKGACLVLPLWRKRCESSGVSNLIIQGLHFDLRSNNKKDRAYGGFSIYKEDKDWFYLL; translated from the coding sequence ATGACACGTTTAATACGAAAAATTGTTGCAACGTGGTACGATAGTTTAGATGAAGAAGGTTTTGAAGTAGGCATTCAAATTCCTGAAAAACAATTATTTTGGGATATTGATGAAAATTGGTTTCAAAGAATGATAGATAACGTCATCCAAAATGTTGTTCGGCATGCAAGTATCGGAATATATATAGATTATGAAGGAGAAATGATCACAACAGTAGACCGTGGTTCGGGGTTTCAAAATACGCCCTCTAAAAATAAAGGAGCTTGTCTAGTATTGCCGTTATGGCGAAAGAGATGCGAATCGAGTGGAGTATCGAATCTGATAATTCAGGGGCTACATTTCGATTTAAGAAGCAATAATAAAAAGGATAGGGCGTATGGGGGATTTTCAATTTATAAAGAGGATAAAGATTGGTTTTACTTGTTATGA
- a CDS encoding MFS transporter produces the protein MQQRHNLDFGPQDVNIINPKQAKKAVVATGIGNMMEWFDFGLYAYLAVILSQLFFSNVHNSSLQLVLTFGTFAAAFLVRPIGGIFFGRIGDKYGRKVVLSTTIILMALSTLFIALLPTYEQIGIWAPIFLLVARIVQGFSTGGEYSGAMVYIAESSPDKKRGILGSGLEIGTLSGYIAASGIVTILTVLLTNEQMLSWGWRIPFLIAAPIGLVGLYLRRHLSESPVFQEMEKEKAQEEYKDDKQIPLIYILKYYKKDFLLSIVIVAFFNITNYMILSFIPSYLTQIVKMKETTGLIIISITMTLMIPLAFYFGKLSDKVGNKRVVQFGLLGLTLCSIPAFLLIRHGHIVAIFAGIFVLGFFLSIYEGTLPSLLPSLFFTDVRYRALSISFNISVSIFGGTTPLVSSYLVHITDNALAPAFYLTGVSLIGLIVFSLLFVTTSGRALKGAYPTVETKKEAYEVAKQVPEEALWWHEEALEVKKS, from the coding sequence ATGCAACAAAGACATAATTTAGATTTTGGACCTCAAGATGTTAATATTATTAATCCTAAACAAGCAAAAAAAGCTGTTGTAGCTACTGGCATTGGGAATATGATGGAGTGGTTTGATTTTGGTTTATATGCTTATTTAGCGGTTATTTTAAGTCAATTATTCTTTTCAAACGTCCATAATAGTAGTCTCCAACTTGTACTTACATTTGGTACATTTGCTGCTGCCTTTCTCGTTCGCCCAATTGGAGGCATTTTCTTTGGGAGAATTGGCGATAAATATGGGCGGAAGGTTGTTTTAAGCACGACGATTATTTTAATGGCGCTTTCTACATTATTCATTGCTCTACTGCCAACTTATGAACAAATTGGGATTTGGGCACCGATATTCTTATTAGTTGCTCGGATCGTTCAAGGGTTCTCTACAGGAGGCGAATATTCGGGTGCAATGGTTTATATCGCAGAATCTTCTCCAGATAAAAAGCGTGGAATACTTGGTAGTGGTCTTGAAATTGGAACGCTTTCAGGTTACATTGCCGCTTCAGGAATCGTTACCATTTTGACAGTATTATTAACAAATGAACAAATGCTTAGTTGGGGATGGCGTATTCCTTTCTTAATTGCTGCACCAATTGGTTTGGTCGGTTTATATTTACGCCGTCATTTGAGTGAATCTCCAGTCTTTCAAGAGATGGAAAAAGAAAAAGCACAAGAGGAATATAAAGATGACAAACAAATTCCTTTGATTTACATTCTAAAATATTATAAAAAAGATTTTCTTCTAAGTATAGTCATTGTCGCCTTCTTTAACATTACTAACTATATGATCCTTTCTTTTATTCCTTCTTATCTAACGCAAATAGTAAAAATGAAAGAAACAACTGGTTTAATAATCATTTCAATTACGATGACACTTATGATTCCACTGGCATTTTATTTTGGTAAATTAAGTGATAAGGTTGGAAATAAACGTGTCGTACAATTTGGCTTATTGGGTTTAACATTATGTTCAATTCCAGCATTTTTACTAATAAGACATGGACATATTGTAGCTATTTTCGCTGGTATTTTTGTTTTAGGCTTTTTCTTAAGTATTTATGAAGGAACACTACCTTCCTTATTACCATCTCTCTTTTTCACAGATGTGCGTTATCGTGCACTGTCTATATCTTTCAATATTTCTGTATCCATATTCGGTGGCACAACGCCACTTGTATCTTCATATCTTGTTCACATTACTGATAATGCACTTGCACCAGCGTTTTATTTAACAGGTGTAAGCTTAATTGGTTTAATTGTATTTAGTCTATTATTTGTGACAACATCAGGACGTGCATTGAAAGGTGCTTATCCTACAGTTGAAACAAAAAAAGAAGCTTATGAAGTAGCTAAGCAAGTCCCTGAAGAAGCACTTTGGTGGCATGAAGAAGCTTTAGAAGTGAAAAAGTCATAG